One part of the Sorangiineae bacterium MSr11954 genome encodes these proteins:
- a CDS encoding MbtH family protein codes for MMSNPFEDADASYYVLVNGEGQHSLWPSFAEVPAGWTTIYGQANRESCLAYVNSSWTDMRPATLIAAMEQTYH; via the coding sequence ATCATGTCCAATCCGTTCGAAGACGCCGACGCCTCGTATTACGTCCTCGTCAATGGCGAAGGCCAGCACTCGCTCTGGCCCTCCTTCGCCGAGGTCCCCGCCGGCTGGACCACCATCTACGGTCAGGCCAACCGCGAATCGTGCCTCGCCTATGTCAACTCCAGCTGGACCGATATGCGCCCTGCGACCCTCATCGCCGCCATGGAGCAGACGTATCACTGA
- a CDS encoding formylglycine-generating enzyme family protein, translating into MNSHRFSGAQLSFALRLFLLSGILHPAFGCSDSSVAPRVDDTPIRPGPDGGGDGGGAARSSCETPKSCSGGDCCKSAIVTGGTFNRLQNNAEYPATLSDFRLDIYEVTVGRFRAFVDAGKGTRASPPAPGAGARPNLPGSGWLKDFDDKLLADTAALRAALPCDDSAIESWTPTPGAQENLPMNCITWYEAFAFCAWDGGWLPTAAEWNYAATGGNEQRTYPWGHDAIDPSRAAYGCTTHCSLADLVPVGAKSPKGDGKWGHADLIGNLWEWTLDTGASLPKPCHDCASLAADPDRVRFGGNVSSDTRDLNSWRGSTVSPEIRDYGTGARCARPK; encoded by the coding sequence ATGAATTCGCATCGATTTTCGGGTGCGCAGCTTTCGTTTGCGCTGCGCCTCTTTCTCCTGTCGGGCATTCTTCATCCGGCATTTGGCTGCTCCGACTCCTCGGTGGCGCCTCGGGTCGATGACACCCCCATCAGGCCGGGGCCCGATGGTGGCGGAGATGGCGGAGGCGCTGCCCGGTCGAGCTGTGAAACGCCTAAGAGCTGCAGCGGCGGGGATTGTTGTAAGTCCGCCATCGTGACCGGGGGCACGTTCAATCGGTTGCAAAACAACGCGGAGTATCCGGCGACATTGAGCGACTTCCGCCTCGACATCTACGAGGTGACCGTGGGGCGATTCCGCGCCTTCGTGGACGCGGGAAAAGGCACACGCGCCAGCCCGCCCGCACCCGGTGCCGGTGCGCGTCCGAATTTGCCGGGGAGCGGGTGGTTGAAAGACTTCGACGACAAGCTCCTCGCGGACACTGCGGCCCTGCGGGCGGCGCTCCCGTGCGACGATAGCGCCATAGAGTCATGGACGCCGACCCCGGGAGCGCAGGAAAACCTGCCGATGAATTGCATCACATGGTACGAGGCGTTTGCGTTTTGCGCGTGGGACGGAGGGTGGCTTCCCACGGCGGCCGAGTGGAACTACGCGGCCACCGGAGGCAATGAACAGCGCACTTATCCCTGGGGCCATGATGCTATCGACCCGTCACGTGCCGCGTACGGCTGCACGACGCACTGCTCCCTTGCCGATCTCGTGCCCGTAGGGGCGAAATCGCCAAAGGGCGATGGGAAATGGGGACACGCCGATCTCATAGGGAACCTGTGGGAGTGGACGCTCGACACCGGTGCGAGCCTTCCGAAACCCTGCCACGATTGTGCGAGCCTCGCGGCCGATCCGGACCGGGTGCGCTTTGGCGGAAACGTGAGCAGCGATACGCGCGATCTGAACTCATGGCGCGGTAGCACGGTGAGTCCGGAGATCCGGGACTATGGCACGGGCGCGCGCTGCGCACGGCCCAAGTGA
- a CDS encoding formylglycine-generating enzyme family protein, which translates to MESSAIVTFAVRTIRRPRQVTYDPGCGICADVDEACWIAHELWGILDEHDFTSYLINAEAKSMSNVPLDLSYVAHDMNRHRARGALLPLALRSLILSGVLHTALGCSLDFSVAGKRDTLAGVPSGERSSCETPKTCSGGDCCKSAVVTGGTFNRLQNSADHPATLSDFRLDIYEVTVGRFRAFVNAGKGTRASPPNSGAGARPNLPESGWIKAFDDKLVADTVALRAAFACDDGGIESWTPAPATQENLPMNCITWYEAFAFCAWDGGWLPTAAEWNYAAVGGNEQRNYPWGNDALDTTRAVYSCTTHCNLGDLRPVGSTSPKGDGKWGHADLIGNLFEWTLDTGASLPKPCNDCASLVADPDRVRFGGMVASDTRDLSPWRGSTVPPEMRHYSTGVRCARPK; encoded by the coding sequence TTGGAGTCGTCCGCGATCGTTACCTTTGCCGTACGGACCATCCGTCGACCGAGGCAGGTTACCTACGATCCAGGCTGTGGAATTTGCGCTGACGTAGACGAGGCCTGCTGGATTGCGCACGAGCTATGGGGCATCCTCGATGAGCACGACTTCACCAGCTACTTAATCAACGCAGAGGCGAAATCGATGTCCAATGTACCGCTTGATCTGAGTTATGTTGCCCATGATATGAATAGGCATCGAGCGCGGGGTGCGCTGCTTCCGCTTGCGCTGCGGTCATTGATCCTGTCGGGCGTTCTTCATACGGCATTAGGCTGCTCGCTCGACTTTTCGGTGGCGGGGAAGCGGGACACGCTTGCTGGAGTTCCAAGCGGCGAACGGTCGAGCTGCGAAACGCCCAAGACTTGCAGCGGGGGGGATTGCTGCAAGTCCGCCGTCGTGACCGGGGGAACGTTCAATCGGTTGCAGAACAGCGCGGATCATCCGGCGACGTTGAGCGATTTCCGACTCGACATCTATGAGGTTACGGTGGGGCGATTTCGCGCATTCGTAAACGCTGGAAAGGGAACGCGCGCAAGCCCGCCGAATTCCGGTGCTGGTGCGCGTCCGAATCTACCGGAGAGCGGATGGATCAAAGCATTCGACGACAAGCTCGTAGCGGACACGGTGGCACTGCGGGCGGCGTTCGCGTGCGACGATGGCGGCATCGAATCCTGGACGCCGGCGCCGGCGACGCAGGAGAACCTGCCGATGAATTGCATCACATGGTACGAGGCGTTTGCGTTTTGCGCGTGGGACGGAGGGTGGCTTCCCACGGCCGCCGAGTGGAATTACGCGGCGGTCGGTGGCAATGAACAGCGCAATTATCCGTGGGGCAACGATGCCCTCGACACGACACGCGCCGTGTATAGCTGCACGACTCACTGCAATCTCGGCGATCTCAGGCCCGTCGGATCGACATCGCCAAAGGGCGATGGGAAATGGGGGCACGCGGATCTCATCGGGAACCTCTTTGAGTGGACGCTGGACACGGGGGCGAGCCTTCCGAAACCGTGCAATGACTGTGCAAGCCTCGTGGCCGATCCGGACCGTGTGCGCTTTGGCGGAATGGTGGCCAGCGACACGCGCGATCTCAGCCCATGGCGCGGCAGCACAGTGCCGCCGGAGATGCGACACTATAGCACGGGGGTGCGCTGCGCGCGGCCCAAGTGA
- a CDS encoding formylglycine-generating enzyme family protein, which produces MNPYRFSGARLSFALRLFLLSGILHPAFGCSDSSVAPRGEDTRGGPGPDGGGGDGGGPVWWSCATPKTCGGGDCCASALVTGGTFNRLQNNAEYPATLSDFRLDLYEVTVGRFRAFVDAGKGTRASPPAPGAGARPNLSRSGWLKEFDDKLVADTAALRAAFACDDGSIESWTPAPGTQENLPMNCITWYEAFAFCAWDGGWLPTAAEWNYAAVGGNEQRNYPWGNDAIDTTRAVYGCTTQCTLADLDPVGSKSPKGDGKWGHADLVGNLWEWSLDTGASLPKPCNNCASLVADPDRMSFGGSVSSDTRDLTAWRGRTVPPEMRSYDHGVRCARPLK; this is translated from the coding sequence ATGAATCCGTATCGATTTTCGGGTGCGAGGCTTTCGTTTGCGCTGCGCCTCTTTCTCCTGTCGGGTATTCTTCATCCGGCATTTGGCTGCTCCGACTCCTCGGTGGCGCCCCGGGGCGAGGACACCCGCGGCGGGCCGGGGCCCGATGGCGGAGGTGGAGATGGCGGAGGTCCTGTCTGGTGGAGCTGCGCAACGCCGAAGACCTGCGGCGGCGGGGATTGCTGTGCGTCCGCTCTCGTGACAGGGGGCACGTTCAATCGGTTGCAGAACAACGCGGAGTATCCGGCGACGTTGAGCGATTTCCGCCTCGACCTCTACGAGGTGACCGTGGGGCGATTTCGTGCATTCGTGGACGCTGGAAAGGGAACGCGCGCAAGCCCGCCGGCTCCCGGTGCCGGCGCGCGTCCAAACCTGTCCAGGAGCGGATGGCTCAAAGAGTTCGACGACAAGCTCGTTGCGGACACTGCGGCATTGCGAGCGGCGTTCGCGTGCGACGATGGCAGCATCGAATCCTGGACGCCGGCCCCGGGGACGCAGGAGAACCTGCCGATGAATTGCATCACGTGGTACGAGGCGTTTGCGTTTTGCGCTTGGGACGGAGGGTGGCTTCCCACGGCGGCCGAGTGGAACTACGCGGCGGTCGGCGGCAATGAACAGCGCAATTATCCGTGGGGCAACGATGCCATCGACACGACACGCGCCGTGTACGGCTGCACGACTCAGTGCACCCTTGCCGATCTCGATCCCGTCGGGTCGAAATCGCCAAAGGGGGACGGAAAATGGGGACACGCCGATCTCGTCGGGAATCTCTGGGAGTGGTCGCTCGACACCGGTGCGAGCCTTCCGAAGCCTTGCAACAATTGCGCGAGTCTCGTGGCCGATCCGGACCGCATGAGCTTTGGCGGTAGCGTGAGCAGCGACACGCGCGATCTCACTGCATGGCGTGGCAGAACGGTGCCGCCGGAGATGCGAAGCTACGACCACGGAGTGCGCTGCGCACGGCCGCTCAAGTGA
- a CDS encoding formylglycine-generating enzyme family protein — MTGGTFNRLQNNAEYPATLSDFRLDIHEVSVGRFRAFVDAGKGTRANPPAPGAGAHPNLPESGWIKAFDDKLLADSAALRAAFACDDGSIESWTPAPATQENLPMNCITWYEAFAFCAWDGGWLPTAAQWNYAGVGGSEQRSYPWGNAAIEPSRAVYGCTTHCNLGDLRPVGSTSPKGDGKWGHSDLVGNLWEWTLDTGASLPKPCNDCASLVADPDRVRFGGMVASNTRELNSWSGSTQPPEMRHYSTGVRCGRPK, encoded by the coding sequence GTGACCGGGGGTACATTCAATCGGCTGCAGAACAACGCGGAGTATCCGGCGACGTTGAGCGATTTCCGCCTCGACATCCACGAGGTGAGCGTGGGGCGATTTCGCGCGTTCGTGGACGCGGGAAAGGGCACGCGCGCAAATCCGCCGGCTCCCGGCGCCGGTGCGCATCCGAATTTGCCGGAGAGCGGATGGATCAAAGCGTTCGATGACAAGCTCTTAGCGGACAGCGCGGCACTGCGGGCGGCGTTCGCGTGCGACGATGGTAGCATCGAATCCTGGACGCCGGCGCCGGCGACGCAGGAAAACCTGCCGATGAATTGCATCACGTGGTACGAGGCGTTCGCGTTCTGTGCTTGGGACGGAGGGTGGCTTCCCACGGCGGCCCAGTGGAACTACGCGGGGGTCGGCGGCAGTGAACAGCGCAGTTATCCGTGGGGCAATGCTGCCATCGAGCCCTCACGTGCCGTGTACGGCTGCACGACGCACTGCAATCTCGGCGATCTCAGGCCCGTTGGATCGACGTCGCCAAAGGGCGACGGGAAATGGGGGCACTCCGATCTCGTCGGGAACCTCTGGGAGTGGACGCTGGACACCGGTGCGAGCCTTCCGAAGCCCTGCAACGATTGTGCGAGCCTCGTGGCCGATCCGGACCGTGTGCGCTTCGGCGGAATGGTGGCCAGCAATACGCGCGAGCTCAACTCATGGAGCGGCAGTACGCAGCCGCCGGAGATGCGGCACTATAGCACGGGCGTACGCTGCGGGCGGCCCAAGTGA
- a CDS encoding protein kinase: MERAAPSSPRDLTPTSRYERLVKIASGGMATVYVGRLRGDLGFEQLVAIKRPHPHIMQLPDFRRGLMAEARLAARMRHANLVGVRDVEAQADSILLVMDYVEGASLHELFSGIADRDRKTMIRVGLRAIRDLCAGLQAVHDLTDDEDRPLGAVHRDVSPQNVLVGIDGVSRLADFGIAKCIYAHETSTTFGTLKGKVSYMAPEYVEGQGFDQRADIFAVGVMLWEILAGRRLFVGENHLVVIRKILLEPIPSPSEVAPELGDAFDAIVERAVARDPAARFERASDLGAALDAALFHSEYAGTHHDVARFVRDRAGPRLLERRQRIKDGLRAVSTPDATASLASPAEAASPLPLSAPPVSRPQLSPPQLSLGLAVSTGETVHLPESRRPRPRTTLVLATSAVVAAVGVLIGTGVLGPRANPAPAGALSMQAPDAPIVTLHTDPVVPVATTVAPIASVATTPVPAPVRASASAPNPNAKAADKGEKPAKPTRTPPPLLPSAPPSSTTPAVPPLPAATTSDVPPLRGNPY, translated from the coding sequence ATGGAACGAGCGGCGCCGTCCAGCCCGAGGGATCTCACGCCGACGTCGCGGTACGAGCGCCTCGTCAAGATCGCCTCGGGTGGTATGGCCACCGTCTACGTCGGACGGCTCCGCGGAGATCTCGGGTTCGAGCAGCTCGTCGCGATCAAACGCCCGCACCCGCACATCATGCAATTGCCCGACTTCCGCCGCGGGCTCATGGCGGAGGCGCGGCTCGCTGCGCGCATGCGGCACGCGAACCTCGTCGGAGTCCGCGACGTGGAGGCCCAAGCCGACTCCATTTTGCTCGTCATGGATTACGTCGAAGGGGCTTCGCTTCACGAGCTCTTCAGCGGCATCGCCGATCGGGATCGAAAGACCATGATTCGGGTGGGGCTGCGCGCCATTCGCGATCTATGCGCCGGATTGCAAGCCGTTCACGATCTGACGGACGACGAGGATCGCCCGCTCGGCGCCGTGCATCGCGATGTGTCGCCGCAAAATGTCCTGGTCGGGATCGATGGAGTCTCGAGGCTCGCCGATTTCGGAATTGCGAAATGCATTTATGCGCACGAGACGTCTACGACCTTTGGCACGCTCAAGGGAAAAGTCTCCTATATGGCGCCCGAATACGTGGAGGGCCAAGGCTTCGATCAGCGGGCCGACATTTTTGCCGTGGGCGTGATGCTCTGGGAAATCTTGGCCGGCCGCAGGCTCTTCGTCGGAGAAAACCACCTGGTCGTCATTCGTAAAATCCTGCTCGAGCCCATTCCCTCTCCCTCCGAGGTGGCGCCGGAGCTCGGCGACGCCTTCGACGCCATCGTCGAACGTGCCGTCGCGCGCGATCCCGCCGCGCGGTTCGAGCGGGCGAGTGATCTCGGTGCTGCGCTGGACGCGGCGCTGTTCCACTCGGAGTACGCCGGAACGCACCACGACGTCGCCCGCTTCGTGCGCGATCGAGCAGGGCCGCGGCTCCTCGAGCGACGACAACGCATCAAGGACGGACTGCGCGCCGTATCGACCCCCGATGCCACCGCTTCACTCGCGTCCCCGGCGGAGGCGGCATCGCCCCTGCCGCTGTCGGCCCCACCGGTGTCGCGCCCGCAATTGTCGCCTCCGCAATTGTCGCTGGGATTGGCCGTGAGCACCGGTGAAACCGTCCACCTGCCCGAATCTCGCCGCCCCCGCCCTCGCACGACGCTCGTGCTCGCAACGTCGGCCGTGGTCGCAGCCGTGGGTGTGCTCATCGGGACGGGTGTGCTGGGCCCGCGCGCCAATCCCGCTCCTGCGGGCGCCCTGTCGATGCAGGCTCCCGACGCTCCCATCGTCACATTGCACACCGATCCGGTCGTCCCCGTCGCGACGACAGTGGCGCCCATCGCATCGGTCGCGACCACGCCCGTGCCCGCACCGGTGCGCGCGTCCGCGAGCGCCCCCAATCCGAACGCCAAAGCGGCGGACAAAGGGGAAAAGCCCGCGAAGCCCACGAGGACTCCTCCTCCTCTACTCCCCTCGGCTCCACCATCGAGCACCACCCCCGCGGTCCCCCCGCTGCCCGCGGCAACGACCTCGGACGTTCCACCGCTGCGCGGCAACCCGTACTGA